accattttccaaaaaattccctcttttcccgGAATTACCAAATTTTatgaaatttccattgaaatgaatgttcaacaattctaaaaaaaaaaaaaaaatccccatatttcccagaattccaggttttctgggacatttttaccattcaaaaatgaattggccatttttcaaacttccaccatttcaacattttacaaccaattagaaccattccaccttcaacatattccactcattctggacattcaaaatATCATTTTCCAAGTTCGTAAAAATTCCCGGaattcacatttttcaaaccctattttcactctttttttctgtcgacaactccttccacatttttcaacccacttaaaCCGAatattccactgtcaaaacattcctattAATCTGGAATTTTTTGAGTTATGGACAAATTTCCATttctcccaaaattccaggaattccgtaatacaatttctcaattaaaaatgttactacttcaacatttctcaaccacttTGAAAAATTGTAACACCAaccattcacaacattcaagttttttaccattttccaaaaaattccctcttttcccgGAATTACCAAATTtgtatgaaattcccattgaaattagtgttcaacaattctaaaaataaaaaaaaaatccccatatttcccagaatttcaggttttctgggacatttttcccatacaaaatgaattggccatttttcaaacttgcaccatttcaacatttttcaaccaattagaaccattccaccttcaacatattccactcattctggacattcaaaatATCATTTTCCAAGTTtgtaaaaattcccagaattctcatttttcaaaaccttattttcacccttttttctgtcgacgactccttccacatttttcaacccacttaaaatattccactgtcaaaacattcctcttaatctggAATTTTTCGAGTTTTGGAAAAATTTCCATTTCTCCCAAAATTCCgtaacacaatttctcaattaaaaatgttactacttcaacatttctcgacccttttgaaaaattccaacaccaacgattcacaacattcaagttttttaccattttccaaaaaattccctcttttcccgGAATTACCAAATTtgtatgaaattcccattgaaattagtgttcaacaattctaaaaaaaaacaaaaaaaacccatatttcccagaatttcaggttttctgggacatttttaccattcaaaaatgaattggccatttttcaaacttccaccatttcaacattttacaaccaattagaaccattccaccttcaacatattccactcattctggacattcaaaatATCATTTTCTAAGTTCgtaaaaattcccagaattcccatttTTCAAAAccttattttcacccttttttctgtcgacgactccttccacatttttcaacccacttaaaacattccactgtcaaaacattcctcttaatctggAATTTTTCGAGTTTTGGAAAAATTTCCATTTCTCCcaaaattccgtaatacaatttctcaattaaaaatgttactacttcaacatttctcgacccttttgaaaaatcccaacaccaaccattcacaacattcaagttttttaccattttccaaaaaattccctcttttcccgGAATTACCAAATtttatgaaattcccattgaaatgaatgttcaacaattctaaaaaaaaaaaaaaaatccccatatttcccagaattccaggttttctgggacatttttaccattcaaaaatgaattggccatttttcaaacttccaccatttcaacattttacaaccaattagaaccattccaccttcaacatattccactcattctggacattcaaaatATCATTTTCCAAGTTCgtaaaaattcccagaattcccatttttccaaaccctattttcacccttttttctgtcgacgactccttccacatttttcaacccacttaaaacattccactgtcaaaacattcctattAATCTGGAATTTTTCGAGTTATGGACAAATTTCCATttctcccaaaattccaggaattccgtaatacaatttctcaattaaaaatgttactacttcaacatttctcaaccattttgaaaaattccaacaccaaccattcacaacattcaagttttttaccattttccccaaaatttccTCTTTTCCCAGAATTACCAAATTtttatgaaattcccattgaaattagtgttcaacaattctaaaaaaaaacaaaaaaaacccatatttcccagaattccaggttttctgggacatttttaccattcaaaaatgaattggccatttttcaaacttccaccatttcaacattttacaaccaattagaaccattccaccttcaacatattccactcattctggacattcaaaatATCATTTTCCAAGTTCgtaaaaattcccagaattcccatttttccaaactctattttcacccttttttctgtcgacgactccttccacatttttcaacccacttaaaacattccactgtcaaaacattcctcttaatctggAATTTTTCGAGTTTTGGAAAAATTTCCATTTCTCCCAAAATTCCgtaacacaatttctcaattaaaaatgttactacttcaacatttctcgacccttttgaaaaattccaacaccaaccattcacaacattcaagttttttaccattttcccaaaaattccctcttttcccgGAATTACAAAATTTTTATGAAATTCTCATTGAAATTAatgttcaacaattctaaaaaaaaaaaaaatcccatatttcccagaatttcaggttttctgggacatttttcccatactaaattaattagccatttttcaaacttctaccatttcaacattttacaaccaattagaaccattccaccttcaacatattccactcattctggacattcaaaatATCATTTTCCAAGTTCGTAagaattcctagaattcccatttttccaaaccctattttcccccttttttctgtcgacgactccttccacatttttcaacccacttaaaccattccactgtcaaaacattcctcttaatctggAATTTTTCGAGTTTTGGAAAAATTTCCATTTCTCCCAAAATTCCgtaacacaatttctcaattaaaaatgttactacttcaacatttctcgacccttttgaaaaattccaacaccaaccattcacaacattcaagttttttaccattttccaaaaaattccctcttttcccgGAATTACCATTTTtttatgaaattcccattgaaatgaatgttcaacaattctaaaaataaaaaaaaattcccatatttcccagaatttcaggttttctgggacatttttaccattcaaaaatgaattggccatttttcaaacttgcaccatttcaacattttacaaccaattagaaccattccaccttcaacatattccactcattctggacattcaaaatATCATTTTCCAAGTTCgtaaaaattcccaaaattcccatttttccaaactctattttcacccttttttctgtcgacgactccttccacatttttcaacccacttaaaACAtttcactgtcaaaacattcctcttaatctggAATTTTTCGAGTTTTGGAAAAATGTCCATTTCTcccaaaattccagaaattccctaatacaatttctcaattaaaaatgttactacttcaacatttctcgacccttttgaaaaattccaacaccaaccattcacaacattcaagttttttttaccattttccaaaaaattccctcttttcccaGAATTACCAAATTtttatgaaattcccattgaaatgaatgttcaacaattctaaaaacaaaaaacaattcccatatttcccagaattccagattttctgggacatttttcccatacaaaatcaattggccatttttcaaacttccaccatttccacatttttcaaccgattctaaccattccaacatcgatatattccactcatcctggacactcaaactaacactttgccaagttccaaaccaaaatcTGTGTCAGGCTCGCCCCtaacagtttggttgtgttttactttttcctctgtgttggttgtacttcctgtcagcgctcttgttttggttcggtttcctgtttgtctccctgagtgctgtgtcccctcagctgtggctgattggcccctggccacacctggtgtcaatcagccagctactatttaaacctgctttgtcttccactTGGTGTTGGAGTATTGTCGTGTCGACATCACCTACAACATGTGACATTGTGGTTTAACCTGGAAATTCAAACCCTccgacattcaaactattcttacattcacaaCACATTCAGAGTTTtaacaactgttatgtaaaatagAAGTAGTAGGATTTAAATAAGCTATGCTTCttactactccttttcgaacatcttgaatagagaaactggaaattgtgatgcgtCATGTTCAATGCTCGCATGTTCGAATCAAGTCAAACTCCAACATTCAGTCAGCATGGGAGCATTCCCACGTAATTCCTCTGGGAATCGAGTCGTTTCGTTCTTCTGGGTTGTTGTTTTCCAAACACTTACTGCTCCGTGGACAAAGTAACGGCGTCCAAGGCAGCAACCGTCTGTTTTTCATCATCCACATTCCTTCTTTGATTACAGCCTCTAATGAGGAGAAGGGGGTTGATTAGTGAAGGAGTAAATAAAGAGTTCTAACCATAAATATGACCAACTCATCTCAAAAACTGTTTCTCTTTCACTTTTCTTACCAGTGAAACCATGTCACATGACATCATTGTCCAGATAGATAGACTCTAACGCCAACTCAACGATATCCTTATCTGTAAACCCTTACCTTCTGTGTAAACAAAACCCCAAACTACCTAATCTTAACCCCAACTCTAAACCTTGATTgattaaacgcaatacaatgatttgcaaatccttttcaagccatattcagttgaatatgctacaaagacaacatatttgatgttcaaactcataaactttgttttttttttgcaaataataattaacttagaatttcatggctgcaatacgtgccaaagtagttgggaaagggcatgttcaccactgtgttacatcaccttttcttttaacaacactcaataaacgtttgggaactgaggaaactaattgttgaagctttgaaagtggaattctttcccattcttgttttatgtagagcttcagtctttcaacagtccggggtctccgctgtcatattttacgcttcataatgagccacacattttccatgggagacaggtctggactgcaggcgggccaggaaagtaccagcactcttttttttacgaagccacgctgttgtaacaggcgctgaatgtggcttggcattgtcttgctgaaataagcaggggcgtccatgaaaaagacggcgcttagatggcagcatatgttgttccaaaacctgtatggaccattcagcattaatggtgccttcacagatgtgtaagttacccatgccttgggcactaatacacccccataccatcacacatgctggctttcgaactttgcgtcgataacagtctggatggttcgcttcccctttggtccggatgatacgatgtcgaatatttccaaaaacaatttgaaatgtcgactcatcagaccacagaacacttttccactttgcatcagtccatcttagatgatctcgggcccagagaagccggcggcgtttctggatgttgttgataaatggctttctctttgcatagtagagctttaacttgcacttacagatgtagcgaccaactgtatttaatgacagtggttttctgaagtgttcctgagcccatgtggtgatatcctttagagattgatgtcggtttttgatacagtgctgtctgagggatggaaggtcacggtcattcaatgttggtttctggccatgccgcttacgtggagtgatttctccagattttctgaaccttttgatgatattatggagcgtagatgttgaaatccctaaatttcttgaaattgcactttgagaaaggttgttcttaaactgtttgactatttgctcacgcagttgtggacaaaggggtgtacctcgccccatcctttcttgtgaaagactgagcattgtttgggaagctgtttttatagccaatcatggcacccacctgttcccaattagcctgcacacctgtgggatgttccaaataagtgtttgatgagcattcctcaactttatcagtatttattgccaccttctacaacttgtttgtcacgtgttgctggcaacaaattctaaagttaatgattatttgtacaaaaaaaaatgtttatgagtttgaacatcaaatatgttgtctttgtagcatattcaactgaatatggcttgaaaaggatttgcaaatcattgtattctgtttatatttacatctaacacaatgtcccaactcatatggaaacggggtttgtatatatatatatatatatatatatatataattaaaaatgattaattgatttagaattggaataaataaaaatcatgatttggatgtaaatacatttttttaagtacCTTTTTAATAAAGAACCTTAATTTAAGACCAAAAAAATTAACGCTAAATGGAGCCATAAATTTGAAAGCAAAATGCGGCGAGGGACGACTTTATTCCGACTTGTAACTCTAATCCTGGACTGAACCCAAAGCTTATTTCTCACGCTTAAAGTTCAACAATACAAAAGAAAAACTCCTACTCACAGTggggagtgttttttttttttttgctgctacTCGTCCTCTGATGACCTCGTGCGACCTGACCTCCGCCACAGGTTCCTATGGCAACTGCTGCCTGGGCCACGTGCGTCGGATGAGAGCCAACGCCATCGACTACATCGAGAGCTACAGGCTACAGGAAACAGACGGAGACTGCAACATCAGTGCTGTCGTGTGAGTCTTCAAATctgctttttttttgctttttgttttgctTCCGACTTGGAAAAGCCGGTGACCGTGAGTGATGTGTGCAGCTTTACCATGGTGGCCACGCCGGACCGTAAAAAACAGCGCACCGTCTGCGCCGACCCAGGCAGGAAGTGGGTGAAGAAGCTGAAGGAGGCTGTGGACGCCAGGGTAAATATCAGTAAATATTACACAATATGGGACTTTTCTAATGAAAAatactcaactttttttttttggtttgtttggttTTCTTCCCACTAGGCGAAAATCAGCAGGAGATAAAAATGAAACGTCATAAATCTTCCAGCACGCCAGTAAATGTGCTATTTCCTGTCACTGACAAAAGAATGTGAGATAGATCGGGACACGTCTTCTATTTTGGGAAGCGGAGGCACATTGGAACTTTTCTTTTATTTCCTGTGTGGAGCCTGCAAGAAATCAGTCAGTATCGGACAGCTTTTGGACTTTAGAGCCCTCAAATATTCATGTAATTCATATTCATATCAACATAGTTTCACTAAGAATCGACAATGAGCACATTTGAGCTGGAAAAGGCACAAAAAAgtgaattttgtattttaaattttCTGACACAAAAGGTTCTACAATGGAGACGGGATATATCGGCCCATTCCTGGGTGGgtctcgcgtgagaggaaggaggggggggggagggggggggggggatggttAGTCATTTTGCAATGCACCTGATACCTGAAACACACttcaagatattcaacactctactccCATCTGGCAGCTAAAGTGGAAAGTGCACCCCGCCgatttcgtcacgtttcatgtgtcaggtgaacCGACTGTGGATCAAACTCCtggcctggaaataatgtgcatcaataaagtacttcatcttttttttctttgtttttaacaaaatCTACTCGTTCTTTTTTCGTTCTGACAAAGAAACtaaaaatgttccattgaaattgGACCATTCTGAGTCAAATAAGGCTGAAAATAGTCCAGGGAGTCAAAGAAACGTGCCCTCGTATTGCGTGCATATAAATGTTGCGTTCTTAATTGTACTTAGGGGCAGAAAAATGTTGTACAATAGGAAAAGTTGTATTCAAAAATGATTTGAAGACAATAAGAACACGCATGTTTTCCCTTTCtaatgcattctaagtcatatataaacataaaataaaagttAGATAACGATGGGAGTCGTGATGTCATTATTGTGTCCTTTAAAGGCCGCTAAAAAAACACCCAaagagcgccaacaatactccataacataaatattaaccaagtattagcaatattggtaTTTTAAGCGCTAACGCTGAGGAACTATAGCAGCTGACTAGCATAAGCTGCTATATTGACAATcgattgtggacataaaccgctaagttggtcaactttgacgttCAACTcagacctggagatggcaagaaagacacgaaAAATTATTCTTTCAGTTTTTTTAAAACTTGCGTTAGGATCATgaataattcttcatctaaaccaaATATACAAACATCCCATCGGtctgcatcccagtgagagccgacattgtccagtaagtgattgtttcattatgtttgttgtctGCCATGATTGGTAGCGTagtgcttaaaatgagcaaaacacGTAAatgtgacatgttattatgaacgtGACAATTGTGTACAGTACAGCGTGCATATTAAAAAATAGTGGTTTTTAAAGTGCTTtgtaggcggaatagagcgactccaaCTGGCTTTGTTGGTAGTTGACCTTTGCGAGCGTTTATTTACCAGTAAGAatgtgtaaaaaaagaaaaacacatttgttcttgtcttacatgaattgattaacttgaccccgacttaaacaagttgaaaaacttattggggtgttaccatttagtggtcaattgtatggaatatgtactgaactgtgcattctactaataaaagtatcaatcaatcaatcaattacatAAGGATgatgaataataggcaaaattactgtctattaaacaagacgagaagcaaggaattaaacagagacagaattcaatttggctcctttgaggagagacgtctggactgcACTCTTTATACGGTCTCACCATGCTGGGGGGAAAGATcgaacgcctcctcttttatttggactttcccggaTTCCATGGCAACAACTCTTTCTAAGGgacggggggtcgtaaacagccgtcgcctttcATTACAAACAGCTCAAAGAAAATGTCGGtacaaagaaaaggtcgtaaaaaagttcaaagaagaggtccctggggaaaaaaattatgtgtgtataaatgatatgcacacatttagctgtaaaaatatgtatgtttgggtccctttttttcaggaacactaataccaaaagtcacaatgtctgattgaattctaaaaacgttatgacagaccacctcaaataaaccgaatggaattttacaggttttttttactgaatgggacacccaaaatgtacatgaaaatcaaGAAAAAGTGGGATTTTCAATATTAACTATGCACtataaaaaactgaatattaacaacagatgaacatcgctcctctttcacttctcagaccagctcctccatagttttGTATATTTTGCAACGaagtaaaacacaacacaaatgtaacaaacagcaaaacatGAATGCAAAGTgcaataaacacctacaatatgatatattatcacttttatgctgaactttgttgtaaaaatctgctttcTCATCCGTTTCTAACACGGGcgtttcaggctggctgctctgaaaacaacgTATGTCaggttgacatctattaaacaagacaagaagcaaggaattcaacagagacagaataaaatttggctcaatgaggagaaacgcgtagacctgtaccctggtacggtctcaccacgctctgacgaaagattgtgcgCCTCCTCTGTAAGACTTAGACCTTGgaaaatctttattgtccccgAGAGGCAATTTGGTTTGCAGTAGTAGTCATTAAAAACCAGGTTCAACAggaaaaacaaggtacaacagtaaaaaaggGGCGTACCTACATCCTGAGGGCAAGAGTCTAAACTCTATGAGTTTAGACTTTTTCTGatgacatggcaacagctgtttctaaaggaagggggttgtaaacagccgcagcctttggtcacaaaacagttcaaagaaaaggtgccatTAGGGGGGtcgggtcctgcttcctctgtCAAGAGTTATTTGgtaacaaaccccaagatgcagaaacagaggcaggcattgaacaggaaaacatgatttaattaaaatattacaaaaacaacaaaccaaaggggtacaaccaaaagtGCGCACAAGGCgggtaacaaactaagggagctagcatgggagctagaaaataaaaggagcttaacatggaagttagcaaaaacaaaaagggtccaGCGAGGAAGCTAGCGGgcagcgagcaggaaaacagaaatcGTAACGtttagtacaaaacaaactggaagcagggaacaaagaacAGTACGCTACAAACATCGAACAggtatagcttaccgctacgctgcaaatacaagacacggcacgacacaacaggagcgacatcgacaaaacgataatccagcaactgactggaggacaaatacagactcaaatagaagcgggctgattgacaccaggtgtggccaggtgccaatcagctgtaTCTGAggtgaaaacagcacacagggaaacTAAAatcaggaaatactaaacacacacagaggaaaaactaaaacacagtgacaaaccccaagatgcagagacggaggcaggcattgaacaggaaaacatgattgaattaaaatattactacaagaacaaaccaagggggtacaaccaaaagtgcgcacgaggcggataacaaactaagggagctagcatgggagctagaaaataaaaggagcttaacatggaagctagcaaaaacaaaatacaagacacggcacaacacgacaggagcgacatcgacaaaacaataatccagcaactgactggagtaCAAATACAGACTCAAAtacaagcgggctgattgacaccaggtgtggccaggtgccaatcagtcgcatctgaggggaaaacagcacacagggaaactaaaaacaggaaatactaaacacacatagaggaacaactaaaacacaaacaaactgtcagtggcaggcCTAACATCCTCCATGCTTTGTAAATCTCGGGCCAAGACAAAATCCTCCTGAGGATTAGGATACATGAAAGAAAccaacaccttcatgtcgcttcccatcctacacagagGAGTTTTACAAGACTTTTGCTTGGCAAGATCACAGACAGATTTTGTCTGCtagccgggaactcattgaaacacaaagttttgtgataacttggaaataattattctgaaaatgtagtttaccattaaaaaaaactcctttaagactcaaaagtgcagatttcaaccattgaaaaacTTTCTATAGTTCAAAGTCATTTGAAAACAAGAACTGCACGTgttaatggcggctacagtttggATGGTAAACATCTACAAAAAAATCATTTACAACGTCCgtcgggccggattgaaaagcttaatgtgTATTTTGCCCTggtatgacttgtccagggtgtacaccgccttccgcttgataTCATCCATtacggataggttgattggcaacactaaacgggccctagtgtgtgaatgttgtctgctatctgtgatgaggtggcgacttgtccatggtgtacaccgccttccgcttgattgtagctgagataggcaccagcacccccgcaaccccaaacgggacaatcggtagaaaatggatggatggatggatggattggcaacactaaatgcaccgtagtgtgtgaatgttgtctgctatctgtgatgaggtggcgacttgtccagggtgtacgccgccttccgtccgaatgcagccgataagctccagcaccctggcgaccccaaacgggacaatcggtagaaaatggatggatggatggatggattggcaacactaaatgcaccgtagtgtgtgaatgttgtctgtctatctgtgttggccctgtgatgaggtggcgacttgtccagggtgtacaccgccttccgcttgattgtagctgagataggcgccagcgcccccgaagggaataagcggtagaaaatggatggatggtttaaataTTATCCATtacggataggttgattggcaacactaaatgaacagtagtgtgtgtatgttgtctgtctatctgtgatgaggtggcgacttgtccagggtgtacaccgccttccacttgattgtagctgagataggctccagcacccccgcgaccccaaacgggacaatcggtagaaaatggatggacggatggatggaggattggcaacactaaatgcaccgtagtgtgtgaatgttgtctgtctatctgtgttggccctgtgatggggtggcgacttgtccagggtgtacgccaccttccgtccgaatgcagccgagataagctccagcacccccgcgaccccaaacgggacaatcggtagaaaatggatggatggatggaggattggcaacactaaatgggccctagtgtgtgaatgttgtctgctatctgtgatgaggtggcgacttgtccagagtgtacgcggccttccgcttgattgtagctgagataggcaccagcacccccgcaaccccaaacgggacaatcggtagaaatggatggatggatggaggattggcaacactaaatgcaccgtagtgtgtgaatgttgtctgtctatctgtgttggccctgtgatgaggtggcgacttgtccagggtgtacgccgccttccgcttgattgtagctgagataggcaccagcgaccccgaagggaataagcggtagaaaatggatggatggtttaaataTTATCCACtacggataggttgattggaaacactaaacgggccctagtgtgtgaatgttgtctgctatctgtgatgaggtggcgacttgtccagggtgtacaccgccttccgccccaatgcagccgagacaggctccagcaccccggcgACCAAAaacgggacaatcggtagaaaatggatggatggatggatggaggattggcaacactaaacgggccctagtgtgtgaatgttgtctgctatctgtgatgaggtggcgacttgtccagggtgtatgacgccttc
This genomic stretch from Nerophis ophidion isolate RoL-2023_Sa linkage group LG22, RoL_Noph_v1.0, whole genome shotgun sequence harbors:
- the LOC133540405 gene encoding C-C motif chemokine 25-like; its protein translation is MKLQALLSLLIIFCTTLCLAQGSYGNCCLGHVRRMRANAIDYIESYRLQETDGDCNISAVVFTMVATPDRKKQRTVCADPGRKWVKKLKEAVDARAKISRR